The Sporosarcina ureae genome includes a region encoding these proteins:
- the ribE gene encoding 6,7-dimethyl-8-ribityllumazine synthase, which translates to MGNLFEGHLVGTGLKVGIVVGRFNEFITGKLLSGAQDAFKRHGVDEADVDIAWVPGAFEISLIAKKMADSKKYDAVITLGTVIRGATPHFDFVCNEVAKGVSQASLQSGIPVIFGVLTTDTIEQSIERAGTKAGNKGWDAAVSAIEMANLTKQFD; encoded by the coding sequence GTGGGTAATTTATTCGAAGGACATTTAGTGGGTACAGGTTTAAAAGTGGGGATCGTCGTTGGACGGTTCAACGAGTTTATCACAGGGAAGTTACTTTCAGGTGCACAAGACGCGTTCAAACGTCATGGCGTAGATGAAGCGGATGTAGATATAGCGTGGGTTCCAGGTGCATTTGAAATCTCGTTGATCGCAAAGAAAATGGCGGATTCAAAAAAGTATGATGCGGTCATTACGCTTGGCACGGTCATCCGCGGGGCAACTCCTCATTTTGACTTTGTTTGTAATGAAGTGGCAAAAGGGGTTTCCCAAGCAAGCTTGCAATCAGGTATTCCAGTGATCTTCGGTGTGCTAACGACGGATACGATTGAACAATCGATCGAACGTGCGGGGACTAAGGCTGGTAACAAAGGGTGGGACGCAGCGGTTTCTGCTATTGAGATGGCGAACCTAACGAAGCAGTTTGATTGA
- the thpR gene encoding RNA 2',3'-cyclic phosphodiesterase, translated as MVQHYFIGISIAHPVDDIAQQFRTEYQLHEKYKVIPHAKDLHLTMRYIGELDDTKLPWLKSCLHKIAKSHTEFTVYLKGLSFFGSASGPRVVFLAVQTSDTLCELQRQIARRTEKILELEKDARFVPHITIAKKRKTTEKMQLEKKSIEPVPIKIEGFTLFKIHPKATPSYEALAHFPLKRS; from the coding sequence TTGGTACAACATTACTTTATCGGTATCTCTATTGCTCATCCTGTTGATGACATAGCCCAGCAATTTCGCACAGAATACCAATTACACGAGAAATACAAAGTAATTCCACACGCTAAAGATTTGCATTTGACTATGCGCTATATCGGTGAGCTTGATGATACTAAGCTTCCTTGGCTGAAATCCTGTCTACACAAAATCGCTAAATCGCATACAGAATTCACCGTGTACTTGAAAGGTTTATCGTTTTTCGGATCCGCAAGTGGACCACGTGTCGTTTTTCTAGCGGTTCAGACTTCCGACACTTTATGCGAACTGCAAAGGCAAATCGCCAGGCGTACAGAGAAAATACTTGAGTTGGAAAAAGACGCACGCTTCGTTCCACATATCACAATAGCTAAAAAACGCAAGACCACAGAAAAAATGCAATTAGAAAAAAAGTCTATAGAACCTGTTCCTATTAAAATAGAAGGTTTCACATTGTTTAAAATTCATCCTAAAGCAACCCCTTCCTATGAAGCCCTCGCGCATTTCCCATTAAAAAGGAGTTGA
- the metE gene encoding 5-methyltetrahydropteroyltriglutamate--homocysteine S-methyltransferase, giving the protein MVKSSIAGYPVIGENREWKRALEAFWSEKISEDDLLQTTKEIRLANLKKQQDAGIDLIAVGDFTLYDRVLDTSAMFGIIPSRFNWKGGQVSTSTYFSMARGNDEAVACEMTKWFNTNYHYIVPEYEGQRFQLTENKPLTAYREAKKELGIEGKPVLLGPYTLLKLSKGFEDHDVPSIILQLIPLYQRVLQELQDEGVQWVQIDEPILCTSISSDEMKTVTEIYSQLTKNLSGLHILLQTYFDSVEHYTETIALPVSAIGLDFVHGCEKNLDNLTQHGFPTDKVLAAGIVDGRNVWRSNLQKKLTLAETIQQKVSPDKLWIQPSCSLLHSPVTTRSEQKLDQTILNALAFADEKLEEVRTIQTALKYGKEKFTKVFEDSEAALTAFNALPARNNKEVREATSGSLLSDSKRNLPFVERKVKQQEKFQLPLLPTTTIGSFPQTPEVRATRNKWRKGEITNQQYKDFVHAEIKEWIDIQEDLGLDVLVHGEFERTDMVEYFGEKLDGFVFTEKAWVQSYGSRCVKPPIIFGDVAFTKPMTVEESVYAKSLTDHEVKGMLTGPVTILNWSFVRDDLSREEVTNQIALALRKEIEALEAAGIHMIQVDEPALREGLPLKRSEWKHYLDWAVNAFRVSTASVEDTTQIHTHMCYCDFNDFIEAISALDADVISIETSRSHGDLVEAFNEYHYDKGIGLGVYDIHSPRVPAVEEMTEIINKGLEVLEPNQFWINPDCGLKTRKREETVAALKNMVIATVQAREKLGVVAVK; this is encoded by the coding sequence ATGGTAAAAAGCAGTATAGCGGGCTATCCCGTCATAGGTGAGAATCGTGAGTGGAAACGTGCACTCGAGGCATTTTGGTCAGAGAAGATTTCAGAAGACGATCTTCTGCAAACGACGAAAGAGATCCGCTTGGCGAACTTGAAGAAACAGCAAGATGCTGGAATTGATTTGATTGCTGTAGGCGATTTTACATTGTATGATCGGGTACTTGATACGTCTGCAATGTTCGGAATCATCCCTTCACGATTTAACTGGAAAGGTGGACAAGTTTCCACTTCCACATACTTTTCCATGGCTCGCGGTAATGATGAGGCGGTCGCTTGCGAAATGACGAAATGGTTCAATACGAACTATCACTACATCGTGCCCGAATACGAAGGCCAGCGTTTTCAGTTAACTGAAAATAAACCGCTAACTGCTTATCGTGAAGCAAAGAAAGAACTGGGTATTGAAGGTAAACCCGTTCTACTTGGCCCCTATACATTACTCAAGTTATCCAAAGGGTTTGAAGATCATGATGTGCCGTCTATTATCCTGCAATTGATCCCACTCTATCAAAGGGTACTACAGGAATTACAAGACGAAGGCGTTCAATGGGTTCAAATCGATGAGCCAATTCTATGTACATCTATTAGCTCAGATGAAATGAAAACTGTTACAGAAATTTATTCACAATTAACGAAAAATCTGAGTGGTCTGCATATTCTTCTACAGACATATTTTGATTCAGTGGAACATTACACTGAAACGATTGCGTTACCCGTTTCAGCGATCGGACTCGATTTCGTCCACGGATGCGAGAAAAACTTAGATAATCTCACGCAACATGGTTTCCCAACAGACAAAGTACTTGCAGCAGGGATTGTAGATGGACGCAACGTATGGCGTTCCAATTTACAGAAAAAGCTTACATTGGCCGAAACAATCCAACAGAAAGTTTCACCTGATAAATTGTGGATTCAACCTTCATGTAGTTTGCTCCACTCACCTGTCACGACTCGCTCGGAACAGAAACTAGATCAAACAATCTTGAACGCATTAGCATTTGCCGACGAGAAGCTGGAAGAAGTCAGGACGATTCAAACAGCTCTAAAATACGGAAAAGAGAAATTCACTAAAGTATTTGAAGACAGCGAAGCAGCATTGACTGCATTTAATGCCCTTCCTGCTCGCAATAATAAAGAGGTACGTGAAGCGACTTCTGGAAGCCTACTTTCTGACAGTAAGCGCAATCTTCCATTTGTGGAGCGCAAAGTGAAGCAACAAGAAAAATTCCAATTGCCACTCCTTCCTACTACAACAATCGGTAGTTTCCCACAAACACCAGAAGTTCGGGCTACACGGAATAAATGGAGAAAAGGTGAAATTACGAATCAACAATACAAAGATTTCGTTCATGCTGAAATTAAAGAATGGATCGATATTCAAGAAGACTTGGGTCTTGATGTCTTGGTACATGGCGAATTCGAACGTACAGACATGGTGGAATATTTCGGTGAAAAGCTTGATGGTTTTGTCTTTACTGAAAAAGCATGGGTACAATCCTACGGTTCACGTTGTGTTAAGCCTCCAATCATCTTCGGAGACGTTGCATTCACTAAACCTATGACTGTGGAAGAATCTGTTTATGCGAAATCCCTTACTGATCATGAAGTAAAAGGAATGCTCACGGGTCCTGTCACTATTTTAAACTGGTCATTCGTTCGTGACGATTTGTCGAGAGAAGAAGTAACAAACCAAATTGCACTCGCTTTGCGCAAGGAAATTGAAGCGCTTGAAGCAGCTGGCATTCATATGATCCAAGTTGACGAGCCGGCACTTCGCGAAGGTCTTCCTTTAAAGAGATCTGAGTGGAAACACTATTTAGATTGGGCCGTCAATGCATTCCGCGTATCCACTGCTTCAGTTGAAGATACGACGCAAATTCATACGCATATGTGCTATTGTGATTTCAATGACTTTATCGAAGCGATCAGCGCACTGGATGCAGATGTAATTTCTATTGAAACTTCACGTAGTCACGGTGATTTGGTTGAGGCTTTCAATGAGTATCATTACGACAAAGGAATCGGTCTAGGCGTTTATGACATCCATAGTCCACGCGTCCCTGCAGTCGAAGAGATGACAGAGATTATCAACAAAGGGCTTGAAGTACTCGAACCTAACCAGTTCTGGATTAATCCGGATTGTGGCTTGAAGACAAGAAAGCGTGAAGAGACAGTTGCAGCATTAAAGAACATGGTGATCGCTACTGTACAAGCACGAGAAAAGTTAGGCGTAGTAGCAGTGAAATAA
- a CDS encoding malate synthase G: MTNYEKVGKLQVATELYNFVNEEVLPDLEIQRDQFWTNFDTLIHELAPENKALLEKRDELQKAINEWHQNNKGELDFAKYKEFLEEIGYLEPVPEDFKVTTTNVDNEVANQAGSQLVVPIDNARYALNAANARWGSLYDALYGSDVISNEAGAEAGVQYNPIRGQKVIDFAKKLLDQAAPLAKGSHAEVTAYKIAEGKLQMTLESDRTTHLQDESKFVGYNGPEDAPTAVLLVNNGLHIEIAIDRNDPIGKSDKAGVKDLVLEAALSTLMDCEDSIAAVDAEDKVGVYRNWLGLMKGDLESTFKRGSKTVTRKLNADRTYTSGDGKELTLRGRSLMFVRNVGHLMTNNAILDENGNEVPEGILDGVLTSLIATHNFKENAEFKNSLHNSIYIVKPKMHSPAEAAFANKLFDRIEDLLGVERNTIKIGVMDEERRMSLNLKSAIHAVKERIAFINTGFLDRTGDEIHTSMEAGPVIRKADMKTSNWLSSYESANVAVGIGAGLPGHAQIGKGMWAMPDLMAAMLEQKIAHPKAGASTAWVPSPTAAIIHALHYHEVNVKDVQAGIDSSIDYRDGILDVPLAPNADWSAEEVQSELDNNAQGILGYVVRWIDQGVGCSTVPDINDVGLMEDRATLRISSQHIANWLRHGVCTKEQVQETLERMAKVVDQQNADDELYQPMAPNYNDSVAFQAASDLIFKGAEQPSGYTEPILHARRIEAKAKQKATVQN, encoded by the coding sequence ATGACAAACTATGAAAAAGTAGGTAAATTGCAAGTCGCAACAGAACTATATAACTTCGTAAACGAAGAGGTTCTACCGGACTTAGAAATCCAAAGAGATCAATTTTGGACAAACTTTGATACGCTCATTCATGAACTTGCTCCTGAAAACAAAGCGCTATTAGAAAAACGTGATGAATTGCAAAAGGCCATTAATGAATGGCATCAAAATAATAAAGGCGAACTTGATTTCGCTAAATATAAAGAATTCCTAGAAGAAATTGGCTACTTAGAGCCTGTACCTGAGGACTTCAAAGTAACAACAACGAATGTTGACAATGAAGTCGCAAACCAAGCGGGTTCTCAATTGGTAGTTCCAATCGATAATGCTCGCTATGCATTAAATGCAGCAAATGCACGATGGGGCAGTCTATACGACGCACTTTACGGATCGGATGTTATTAGTAATGAAGCGGGTGCTGAAGCTGGAGTTCAATACAATCCGATTCGCGGGCAGAAAGTAATAGATTTCGCGAAGAAATTGTTAGATCAAGCAGCACCTTTAGCTAAAGGTTCTCATGCGGAAGTGACAGCTTATAAAATTGCAGAAGGTAAACTTCAAATGACGCTTGAAAGCGATCGCACGACTCACTTGCAAGATGAATCCAAGTTCGTTGGATATAATGGACCTGAAGACGCGCCGACTGCCGTTTTGTTAGTGAACAATGGATTGCATATAGAAATCGCTATCGATCGTAATGATCCAATCGGTAAAAGTGATAAAGCGGGTGTGAAAGATCTTGTACTCGAAGCGGCACTCTCTACGCTGATGGACTGTGAAGACTCTATTGCTGCAGTAGATGCTGAAGATAAAGTTGGCGTATACCGTAACTGGCTTGGTCTAATGAAAGGCGACTTGGAATCAACATTTAAGCGCGGAAGTAAAACAGTTACAAGAAAATTGAATGCTGATCGAACGTATACGAGTGGAGATGGAAAAGAACTGACATTACGTGGTCGTTCACTGATGTTCGTACGAAACGTAGGTCATTTAATGACTAATAATGCGATCCTAGACGAAAATGGCAATGAAGTACCTGAAGGAATCTTAGACGGTGTTCTTACATCTTTGATTGCTACACATAATTTTAAAGAAAACGCAGAGTTTAAAAACTCCCTTCATAATTCTATTTACATCGTGAAACCAAAAATGCATAGTCCAGCTGAGGCAGCGTTTGCGAACAAACTATTTGATCGTATTGAAGATCTACTAGGTGTTGAGCGAAACACAATCAAAATCGGAGTTATGGACGAAGAGCGCAGAATGTCACTGAATTTGAAATCTGCAATCCATGCAGTGAAAGAGCGTATTGCATTTATCAACACTGGATTCCTCGACCGTACAGGCGACGAAATCCATACATCTATGGAAGCAGGTCCAGTTATTCGCAAAGCAGATATGAAAACATCTAACTGGTTATCTTCCTATGAGTCTGCAAACGTAGCGGTAGGAATCGGAGCGGGTCTGCCTGGACATGCACAAATTGGTAAAGGAATGTGGGCTATGCCTGACTTAATGGCTGCAATGCTTGAACAGAAAATTGCTCATCCGAAAGCGGGAGCGAGTACTGCGTGGGTTCCATCACCAACAGCTGCAATCATACATGCATTGCATTACCATGAAGTAAATGTTAAAGATGTACAAGCCGGAATTGACAGTTCAATCGATTACCGCGATGGTATTTTGGACGTTCCATTAGCACCTAATGCGGATTGGTCTGCTGAGGAAGTACAATCAGAACTTGATAACAACGCGCAAGGTATCTTGGGCTATGTAGTTCGTTGGATTGATCAAGGTGTAGGGTGTTCAACGGTTCCTGATATTAACGACGTCGGATTAATGGAAGATCGTGCAACATTACGTATTTCAAGTCAACATATTGCGAACTGGTTACGTCATGGCGTTTGTACGAAAGAACAAGTACAAGAAACTTTAGAGCGTATGGCGAAAGTAGTAGATCAGCAGAACGCAGATGATGAATTGTATCAGCCGATGGCACCGAACTATAATGATTCCGTCGCATTCCAAGCGGCGTCTGACCTAATATTTAAAGGGGCAGAACAGCCAAGTGGATATACAGAGCCGATCTTGCATGCTCGTCGTATTGAAGCAAAAGCAAAACAAAAAGCGACAGTTCAAAACTAA
- a CDS encoding acyl-CoA dehydrogenase family protein: MSTELFITTDFQRRWVNELTEAGPFFSSFSERSDELSKFPQENIEKLIEMGYTTLTLPKEFGGEGITVTDMVLLQETIARFDSATALAIGWHQGVIGELYENRKWTEEQLAQFSEAVQQGALVNRSVTEAQTGSPTRGGRPQTTAVRTENGWVISGEKTFTTMAPALTHILVSVWIEEKQKTGFFLLPSDTNGLSIKDTWHVISMRGTESQTLVLDQVEATDDQLVEVNDAPRGNSQNGWLLHIPACYMGIAQAARDYAVHFAATYQPNSLNEPIASLFNIQTQIGKMDLELIKARHLLYDIARIYDDPARRVHLQNELGVAKSIVTNSAIEIVNLAMRIVGAKSLEMSNPLQRYYRDVRAGLHNPPMDDMTITKLAQAAISGQQ, translated from the coding sequence GTGTCAACAGAACTTTTTATTACAACGGACTTTCAACGCCGATGGGTCAATGAATTGACTGAGGCAGGTCCGTTTTTCAGCAGCTTTTCAGAACGATCTGATGAGCTCTCAAAATTCCCACAAGAGAATATAGAAAAACTCATAGAAATGGGTTATACGACGTTAACTCTACCTAAAGAGTTTGGAGGTGAGGGGATCACAGTGACGGACATGGTGCTCTTACAGGAGACCATCGCTCGTTTTGATAGTGCTACCGCTCTTGCCATTGGTTGGCATCAAGGAGTCATTGGTGAACTGTATGAGAATCGTAAATGGACGGAAGAACAATTAGCCCAGTTTAGTGAAGCGGTTCAACAAGGCGCACTTGTTAATCGTTCCGTTACTGAAGCCCAAACTGGTAGCCCTACACGCGGTGGTCGACCACAAACGACTGCTGTTCGCACCGAGAATGGCTGGGTCATTTCAGGCGAAAAGACATTTACGACTATGGCGCCTGCTCTTACTCATATCCTCGTTTCTGTTTGGATCGAAGAAAAGCAGAAAACAGGCTTTTTCTTGTTGCCAAGTGACACAAACGGCCTTTCTATTAAAGATACGTGGCATGTGATTTCAATGCGCGGTACCGAAAGCCAGACGCTCGTACTAGATCAAGTGGAAGCGACAGATGATCAGTTAGTAGAAGTGAATGATGCACCTCGTGGCAACAGCCAAAACGGTTGGCTTCTTCATATTCCTGCATGTTACATGGGAATTGCCCAAGCCGCACGTGATTATGCGGTACACTTTGCAGCAACTTATCAGCCAAACAGCCTCAATGAACCCATTGCTTCCCTCTTCAATATCCAAACACAAATTGGGAAGATGGATTTAGAGCTAATTAAAGCACGTCATTTACTTTATGATATCGCGAGAATTTACGATGATCCTGCTCGTCGTGTTCATTTACAAAATGAACTGGGGGTAGCGAAGTCGATTGTAACGAATAGCGCGATCGAAATTGTGAACTTGGCAATGCGTATTGTAGGCGCCAAAAGCTTGGAAATGTCCAATCCTCTTCAGCGATATTACCGCGACGTACGAGCTGGTCTTCACAATCCACCGATGGATGATATGACGATTACAAAGCTCGCACAAGCAGCAATTAGTGGACAACAATGA
- a CDS encoding HAD family hydrolase gives MIKTLIFDLDDTLIWDAKSISTAFQKTCEYATKKTGVNPVELEHAVRQEARDLYATYETFPHTQNIGINPFEGLWGVFDDEGEEFQKMKKIVPGYQKEAWVNGLKKLGIDDETFGWELADVFPKERKNNPYIYEETFEVLDKLKGNYQLILLTNGSPSLQQIKLKISPEIPSYFDHIIVSGAFGKGKPDVSIFKHVLDLSGAQADEALMIGDNLLTDILGSNRIGMRNVWINRENKLPNDEVKPTYEIDNLHGLFPILSTLENR, from the coding sequence ATGATTAAAACGTTGATTTTTGATCTGGATGATACATTGATATGGGATGCCAAGAGTATTTCTACGGCATTTCAGAAAACATGTGAATATGCGACAAAGAAAACAGGCGTTAATCCAGTAGAACTTGAGCACGCAGTGCGTCAGGAAGCAAGAGACTTGTATGCTACATATGAGACATTTCCACATACTCAAAATATCGGTATTAATCCTTTTGAAGGATTATGGGGTGTCTTTGACGATGAAGGAGAAGAGTTTCAGAAAATGAAAAAGATTGTTCCTGGCTATCAAAAGGAAGCTTGGGTCAATGGGTTAAAGAAATTAGGAATTGATGATGAAACATTTGGATGGGAATTAGCGGACGTATTTCCAAAAGAGCGTAAGAATAACCCATATATATACGAAGAAACGTTTGAAGTGTTGGATAAGTTAAAAGGTAACTATCAGCTAATTCTTTTGACAAACGGTTCACCAAGTTTACAACAGATTAAATTAAAAATTTCGCCTGAAATACCTAGTTACTTTGATCATATTATCGTTTCTGGTGCATTTGGAAAAGGAAAACCTGACGTATCTATATTTAAGCATGTTCTTGATTTAAGTGGCGCCCAAGCAGATGAAGCGTTAATGATAGGCGATAACTTACTGACAGATATTTTAGGTTCAAATCGCATCGGTATGCGTAATGTATGGATCAATCGTGAAAATAAGCTTCCGAATGATGAAGTGAAACCTACGTATGAAATCGATAACTTACATGGCCTTTTTCCTATACTAAGCACATTAGAAAACCGATGA
- a CDS encoding methyl-accepting chemotaxis protein, translating to MKFTVGKKLWIGFMSLVIIIIIIGLIGFLALKNVNEKYSILIDDRMYKVIVLEELQSDQHNLAENIRGFMLYDSESYIKELGEIQSRRDERLNKLEQIIKDNTMQTKLESIQEASVEYDKVLLSIIEEKRAGDDDQALVIGTNGTSYQQTITDNINQMIDYQRQQQEQLEREVASYTSSATLLMTILIAVGVITSVLITTIISRLISRPVGQMTNALAEVSGGNFAIEEVKIKNNDEIGDTSITLNEMVADLRGIIDRTKNSALHLAAQSEELSASSEESLAASEMVAEITEKNLQTSEMQADIVNQATTSMEEMVTAIDVITQDNEEMLNSSEDVARLVKEGSALMGETTNQMTTISETIGDSMETIHKMSKHTESIRGVTSIIAAIAEQTNLLALNAAIEAARAGEHGKGFAVVAEEVRNLAEQSKQSTQEIGRMIDTIIHDVETVVTSTDEGRKRVAEGLASTEKTNAIFRDIEHATSDVSEKVSTVSAAIEQIRAMTDEVAGGAKRVEELAIQAAAEAQSTSAATEEQLAANEEITSSSQTLAQLAEQLQHDMARFKV from the coding sequence ATGAAGTTTACAGTGGGGAAAAAGTTATGGATTGGATTTATGAGTCTGGTCATCATTATCATTATAATCGGTTTAATAGGGTTCCTAGCGCTGAAGAATGTTAATGAAAAGTATTCGATTTTAATTGATGATCGGATGTATAAAGTTATTGTGCTAGAAGAACTGCAGAGCGATCAACATAATTTAGCGGAAAATATAAGAGGGTTTATGTTATATGATTCAGAATCGTACATAAAAGAGTTAGGAGAAATTCAATCTCGCAGAGACGAACGTTTAAATAAATTAGAACAAATTATAAAAGACAATACTATGCAGACTAAGTTGGAGTCTATTCAGGAAGCGAGTGTAGAATACGACAAGGTACTACTTTCTATTATAGAAGAGAAGCGTGCAGGGGATGATGATCAAGCGCTTGTGATAGGAACGAATGGGACAAGTTATCAACAAACGATAACTGACAATATTAATCAAATGATTGATTACCAAAGACAACAGCAAGAACAGTTGGAAAGGGAAGTGGCGAGTTATACAAGTAGCGCTACGTTGTTAATGACCATCCTAATCGCAGTAGGAGTTATTACTAGTGTATTGATTACTACAATTATTAGTCGCTTGATTAGCCGTCCGGTTGGCCAAATGACGAATGCGCTAGCTGAAGTATCGGGAGGAAACTTTGCCATTGAAGAAGTGAAGATTAAAAATAATGATGAAATCGGCGATACGTCTATTACGCTTAATGAAATGGTTGCTGATTTACGAGGCATTATCGATCGGACGAAAAATTCTGCTTTACATTTGGCAGCACAGTCGGAGGAATTATCCGCTAGTTCGGAAGAGAGTTTAGCTGCTTCTGAAATGGTAGCAGAAATTACGGAAAAGAACTTACAGACGAGTGAGATGCAAGCGGATATCGTCAATCAAGCTACTACCTCAATGGAAGAAATGGTAACGGCTATTGATGTGATTACACAGGACAATGAAGAAATGTTGAATTCATCAGAAGACGTGGCGCGATTGGTGAAGGAAGGTTCTGCTTTAATGGGAGAAACGACCAATCAGATGACCACTATTAGTGAGACGATTGGTGACTCCATGGAAACTATCCATAAAATGTCCAAACACACGGAAAGTATCCGTGGCGTTACATCCATAATTGCGGCAATTGCCGAGCAAACGAATTTACTTGCACTCAATGCTGCGATTGAAGCAGCCCGTGCAGGAGAGCATGGTAAAGGCTTTGCTGTTGTAGCTGAAGAAGTGCGGAATTTGGCAGAACAATCCAAGCAGTCTACACAAGAAATCGGTCGAATGATTGATACGATTATTCATGATGTAGAAACAGTAGTAACGAGCACGGATGAAGGTAGAAAACGTGTAGCGGAAGGTTTAGCATCAACAGAGAAAACAAATGCCATTTTCAGAGATATCGAGCACGCAACGTCGGACGTCAGTGAAAAAGTCTCTACAGTATCAGCAGCAATCGAACAGATTCGTGCGATGACAGATGAAGTGGCAGGTGGAGCTAAACGAGTAGAAGAGTTGGCTATTCAAGCGGCAGCCGAAGCTCAATCTACTAGTGCGGCAACAGAAGAACAGTTAGCGGCTAATGAGGAAATCACGTCCAGTTCCCAAACATTGGCTCAACTTGCAGAACAACTTCAACATGATATGGCTCGTTTTAAAGTGTAA
- a CDS encoding SLOG family protein codes for MIKRLLVSGYKAHELGIFNEDHQGIPIIKKALTDQLLTLLDQGLEWVIVSGQLGVETWVIECVWDLQEDYPHLQYAVITPFLDQQSKWNELKQETYEQILSLADYSVSLTNKPYEAPWQFVEKNKFLLRNSDALLLVYDEENEGSPKFLKKMAVQLAENTNYELLSITADDLQLIAEDLQREQWE; via the coding sequence ATGATAAAACGTCTACTAGTGAGTGGTTATAAAGCCCACGAATTAGGAATTTTCAATGAAGATCATCAAGGTATTCCTATCATAAAAAAAGCGTTAACAGACCAATTATTAACGCTTCTAGATCAAGGACTCGAATGGGTGATCGTCAGTGGACAGCTTGGAGTGGAAACGTGGGTTATTGAATGCGTATGGGATTTGCAAGAAGACTACCCCCATTTACAATACGCGGTTATTACTCCATTTCTTGATCAACAGTCGAAGTGGAATGAACTAAAACAAGAGACTTATGAACAAATCCTATCACTCGCAGATTATTCAGTGAGTCTGACAAACAAACCGTATGAAGCACCTTGGCAATTTGTAGAGAAGAATAAGTTTCTACTTCGAAATTCAGATGCTTTGTTACTTGTATATGACGAGGAAAATGAAGGTTCTCCGAAATTCCTTAAGAAAATGGCAGTACAACTAGCTGAAAATACTAACTATGAATTATTATCAATTACCGCGGATGACTTACAACTCATTGCGGAAGATTTGCAACGAGAACAATGGGAATAG
- a CDS encoding hydrolase produces MLQTNQTVFVLVDVQGKLAQIVNESKELHDNLEKLIRGLQILDIPILWLEQYPDGLGPTSESLSNLLEKQQPIAKMTFSAMGNEEFVKQLNDLDRKQVVLAGIETHICVYMTAADLVKQGYEVEVVVDAVSSRTEANKMIGLQKMKQLGVSGTCVETALYELLGEAGTDEFKQVLKVIK; encoded by the coding sequence ATGTTACAAACCAATCAAACAGTTTTCGTATTAGTCGATGTACAAGGGAAACTTGCACAAATCGTTAATGAAAGTAAGGAATTACATGATAACTTGGAAAAATTGATTAGAGGATTACAAATTTTAGATATTCCTATTTTGTGGCTTGAACAATACCCTGATGGTCTAGGGCCGACTTCTGAATCGTTATCAAACTTGCTTGAAAAACAACAACCTATTGCAAAAATGACGTTTAGCGCAATGGGCAACGAGGAATTTGTTAAACAACTGAATGACTTGGATAGGAAGCAAGTAGTACTTGCAGGAATTGAAACGCATATTTGCGTTTATATGACAGCTGCTGATCTTGTGAAGCAAGGCTATGAAGTAGAAGTAGTGGTGGATGCAGTCTCCTCTAGAACAGAAGCTAATAAAATGATCGGCTTACAAAAGATGAAACAACTTGGTGTTTCAGGTACTTGTGTGGAAACAGCTTTGTATGAGTTGCTTGGTGAGGCAGGGACAGATGAATTTAAGCAGGTTTTGAAGGTGATCAAATAG